Part of the Labrus bergylta chromosome 19, fLabBer1.1, whole genome shotgun sequence genome, ATGTTTTTGTCCTCCCAGCATGCCATGTGTTGTCCATAGTTTTGGTCAttagtaaatgtttttataatcctctgatttatttttctgtccaaCTTAAAGTCCAGACTCTAGACATGAAAACTAACTAACACTGTTAACTGTGTTCTCTCCTGCAGCCAGCAGTGGCTGTTGGTAATGTGGGTCAGCTGGCTGTGGACCTCATGGTGTCCACTCTCAACATGACCAGAGCGggatacatacacacagactgCCTCATACCTATGTCTGGTAACAACCCGTATGCCACCTGCAGAGGAGATGCAGAGGAGCTGCACACACCTGCAGAAGGTGATGATTGAtccctgctgacacacacacacacacgtctttgAGTCACTGATGTTTGGCTGATTTAGAATATTAAATATGCATTCTGTCGTTTTAAAGAACAGCAAAGAGAGACCTGTTTTGATTAAGTTGTAAACTAGTCAATTCTGCTATTAACACCAATTAATGATCCTTCTTTCCTGTTTCCCTTGACTGTGGCGCCAGTGGCAAAGTGGTTAGTTAACGTGCATGCACAGGAGGCTTTGGTCCTAGGTCGACCTGGGTTCAAAACTCGACCTGTAGCTCATGTGGCTCACTCCCTCTCTCAATTTcttgatttccaactctattcactgtctcatctctccaataaagcacccaaaaatacaaaaaatctgGTTGATAAACCTGCAGTACAAACACTGATctgtattgaaaaatataagATTCCAATGCCCAGCTTGGTCCTCCacattgtttttaaactgtgaatAACTTGTAAGTAAGCTCCTCTAAAGTTTATTCTGTTGCTGGCTTTGAACACATTCAGAAATCAAATCATTTAATCGTTCAACCTTTTTTCCATCAACAGTGTACATAGCAGCAGAACTGAAGTTGGCAGTTCTTCAAATCAGGGCGCCAATTATTCAGGTAGTTGgtgacatcatttttttaattgtataatTCAGGATTTTTAACTGAGTTTTAAGAACATGTGAACTAGTTTTTAGACTATCCATGGACCTGCATTGATAGCTCTTATTATGCTCTATTGCAGACAAAATCCAAAAAGTTCAGGCAGCTTGTGGTGACATGGATCAAAGCCAGCGGGTTCTCCAGGACCGTCATTCTGTCCAGCAGCCACGCCTACCAGAGGGACGACCAGCAGCTACAAGGGTACCGAACACAAACTCATCAACATCATCGTTGACATTCCTTCTCTGTGTGCTATTTCAAATCACGTCTTCAAATCAAACGTGTCTGTGTTCAGCACTCCTTTGAGGTACCTGGCCACTCCGTCTCTGCATAAGGTGAGCGAGGACGCGTTTAAAGAACTCGGCTGGAGGGAGATGGAGCGAGTGCCGGCCTTCCCCGCACTGACGGACGCCAGCACAGAACCACGCCTCTACATCCCTGGAGGAGGAATAACAAAAGGACTCTACACAGACAGGTGCAGAGAAAGGAGCGACCTCAATTTGAATCTTTGTTAcagtttatatttatcattttgcAGAGAtttaagaagtaaaaaaaagattcatagttttgtattttcaactGCATGTTCATTGTTGTTGATATTACACTTTCACACTTTCAGCACATGTAGCTGGTTAGTATTTCGGCCCAGTTAGTCATAGTAAAGTTCTTATCTACAACTAGACTTTCTCTTGAgtaataaataacaaaacacaaatcgTAAATACCACACAACATGTGGTGTTTTTATCTGGACACTTTAACAAACTAGCACAAGGTTTATGTTCttaagatcttttttttgtattttctgatcATGCGTGCTGaatgatgtgttcagttgtgaGGAGGATCTCCCgctggctgtgctgctgctcttctgttcGGAGGGGGACAACATCCCGGATTCCTTCACGCTCGTCAACCACCTGAACGACTGGCTCCACCTGCTGGACAACCCTGTGAGTGACACACTTATGCAGACAGTCTTAACTCCAGTCTGGTTGAAGAGATATTTAACCTCTAATACTTTACAGTATTGAGAGAAACTAGAGAGAAAAAATGGGAATTAGTCAGCACTTAAGAACTCTTCACCGCAGTACAACATGTGACTTGAGACTGTACACTCTCTAATCATTTTGTCTTGATTCTCGTTGCAGAGCAAAGAGCCCAACAAATGGAAGATCCCAACTTCCTGGAGTCTTCTGTTTGGCAGCGGCATCCCTCCAGCGCTGTTCTGATACTCACATACCtggatttagttttttttgctatttttagCTCCACTTCTGGGAAATGCAGTAAGCTCCAAAACCTCACAGATGTTTTCTTTGACATCTGGGCGGTCCAGTTGTAGCACCTTGGTATTCTACAGAGCCTTGTGCATTAGTGGAAATGTATTACTAGTGaaatgatgattgtttttttgtgccgTAAACTCATAATACCAAGACCAGGAACTAAATGAAAGGACGTTTGTCTGCTctaaacaatgaaaacagacaTAAAGCAAGGATGTAAAATAACAAGAAGCTCCAGCTTTTCCAACATTCATCACAGTTTACTATTACTCTTAAGATGTATAGACCAAAACGTACCAACATGCACTTCTGGAATACTGCATCCTTGTACTGCAGCATATCAATGTATTTTTCTAACAAATAAAAGATTGCTACAAAATGCAGAAGGAAGCGAGATTATCTGGAATGATTTCATATTCTGTTTTTAGTGACGCCCACTGGACCCTGCCCTCGCCTGTTTAACTGAAAGTGTTTGGAAAGGTGCCATCCTGTATTCCTGGCAGAACCGCCTCTCTGTAATTTGATTCCTTCCTACAATATGTTTGAGCAGTACATATTGGTAACAAGGAGAGAACACTGTGATTCATACGTTGACCTTTTCAGGCTCGTTTGCCAAGTTTGTGGtttccctgtctgtctgcattgtTTTGGGTGGTTTCTTTGTGGACTGTTGGGAGAGGAATGCCctgacaaaacattttttagaggTGAAACTTAAGAGAAACCAGGAAATGAAGACTTCCACTGAATACTGAATATAGTATGTGTCCTTTAAGATGCAGATTCCATATGAACAATTGGCAACAAAAAGTAATCAGATAAAAAATATACTTCAATCCTATCATATTGTTGATTTATATTGTGCTTCTATGTTCATAATGTTCAAATGAAAGTAAAAGTTCAGTGTCTTAGAAGTCAACCTGCGACATCTCAACACCACATTCATAATTAGACTGTTAGCTTAGATTTGCAGAAAGACTCAGAACAGTGAGTTGTACCGTGTCAAAATCTGCATTATGAACAAGTTGCTGAAAAATTGATTGTCGTTAATGTGACAGACATTTCTTAGCTAGGGGCAGCGTACGCTACTTTGCCAAgtaactgcaaaaaaaaaagaagacattttcacCATTTTTACTAATACAACTTTTGTGTAATAAGGGGATATTTAGGGGAGGCtgaggctcagttggtagttgtcgtctctcaacctgaaggtcaagggttcaatccccagctcctgcagcaacatgtccgatgtgtccttgggcaagacatttaaccccacaTTGCTGCCGCTGCTTCttcagtggtgtatgaatgggattagttacttctgatggtctcactacattgcagcctctaccattagtgtgtgaatgtgtaggtgtgacctgttgtgtaaaagccctttgagtagtcagaaaactagaaaataaatatataagctcaagtccatttaccatttagaaATGTGATAATCAGTTTAAACGATGAAAGCTAACAGCTGCTTCTACATTTTTTACAGTCAGTGTAGGAAACTAATAAAAGACATGTCCTTTGACAATCAACAAACATGTTCGGAGTGTCGTAACAAGAGAAGAGCCAGGACAGCTTTGTATGTAAACTAGATCAaaccagttttattttgtagattaCACTctaagagaaagagaaacttaagacaaaatgcatttcaaaagGAGAACAAGTCATCAAATCAgctttttctactgttttcaaatatgtaacattgtcgtccatcttttttctttttttccatacaAGCaaaaaatatgtctttttacacacatctttttaaaaagaatattataTACATCATGGAAACTTTACATGCCACTGAATTTCTCATGTGGGAGGAGGCAGTGCTTTTCATGaacacccccctcctccctctttgtgaaaaacttCAAGTAATCTCATataaaaaatagaacatttttatttgcacCTCTGGAAAAAAAGGGTCATCTAAAAATACACATATGAACAGCATTATAAATTGGCAATGCATAGCCCCTATTATCACTCTTAATTTCATGAATGCAAAGAAGCATAATAGAATGAAAACGCTGCAAATAATAAAGTTAAAGCAAACAAAGAGGTGGTGACTCCAGAAGCAGCACAGGCTGTAGTTGAGCAATGAAGCGCTGGTGTGTTTATCTGGTAAAATGTGCTCTCTTCAAAGAATGTCGAAGTGTCGGCTGTAAACAGTttagagaggatgaagagattTGGGGAAAGCTGTGAGGAGGACTAAGGCGGATTTGAGAGTGACTTGCTCCtattaagagaaaaacaagggAGGTGCCGGATTGGCTGAAAAATGCTACTAAgcttggattttaaaaaaagaaacgttaAAGAGAGGACAGCTGGCTGTTGAggtggaaggagaggaagaagggcACAGAGGTTTGGGAGAGAGCTGGAGTTCCCTGCCGAGGTTTTGCTTTTTTGCTGCCAGAGCTGGCAGTGCGTTGCTGGCCACAGGTGGCGGTTAGCAGTCGCTGGTTTTCGCCCTGTcatgagataaaaaaatatttaaaggttgaatataaaaaacaaacaaacacaacagtcaGTTTAGCTCAAGACAGATTGATGGTATTTTTTCCACAAGTTCTTGTTAGTGTTTCCAGTTAGCTCAAATTCAGAGATAAATCCAGACCACAGACAAGAAGAAACGAAACTAGAGGAGCTGTTAAAATGACACACTGTGACCTCTTCGATCACACCGATGTTAGATTaagaatcaaaaacaaaagcaggaaaccgtgtttaataaacatgtcacactgtttttcagatgttttaagTTGAAGACGTtactttttttgctgttgttgaaAATTGAAAGGGAAGTTATAGCATCAGATTTGATGATCTGCACGCTGAAAAGCAGACACACTCAAAGGATTGtcaaagcagagagaggagcttcTGAGTGAGCGATCGGATTGGGTAGGAAACATTTGTTGGCTGATTTCTTTAAATATCCGATGAATAACTCGTgaaatttaaatcatttttctttcatcaaTGCTCAAGTGTCCATGCAGGTCATCATCATCCTGCTGTGATGACTCAATGTGAGCGAAACACTTCAAAACGTGAGCGTCTCTAACGTACTGCTGGTGAATATATtgtcataaaacacacaatatacAGAGCTAAAGAATGAGGCAAGGTGGGACAAGATGCtgaaaggaaggaggaaggagaggagcaggtgtgtgtgtgtgtgtgtgtgtgtgtgtgtgtgtgtgtgtgtgtgtgtgtgtgtgtgtgtgtgtgtgtgtgtgtgtgtgtgtgtgtgtgtgtgtaagaggaaATAGAAGGGGAACGGAGTTAAGATAATCAGATGAAGTCATTTGTT contains:
- the psmg2 gene encoding proteasome assembly chaperone 2, which translates into the protein MFISSQNSPTSFKDFTLVMPAVAVGNVGQLAVDLMVSTLNMTRAGYIHTDCLIPMSGNNPYATCRGDAEELHTPAEVYIAAELKLAVLQIRAPIIQTKSKKFRQLVVTWIKASGFSRTVILSSSHAYQRDDQQLQGTPLRYLATPSLHKVSEDAFKELGWREMERVPAFPALTDASTEPRLYIPGGGITKGLYTDSCEEDLPLAVLLLFCSEGDNIPDSFTLVNHLNDWLHLLDNPSKEPNKWKIPTSWSLLFGSGIPPALF